A section of the Primulina eburnea isolate SZY01 chromosome 1, ASM2296580v1, whole genome shotgun sequence genome encodes:
- the LOC140832130 gene encoding RNA-binding protein BRN1-like — MAEGGDSVKLFVGQVPKHMTESQLLAMFNEFAAVEEVNIIKDKVTRASRGCCFLICPSREEADKAINACHNNKTLPGASNPLQVKYADGELERLEHKLFVGMLPKNVSDAEVSAVFSEYGTIKDLQILRGSQQTSKGCAFLKFETKEQALAAIESVNGKHKIEGSIVPLVVKWADTEKERQARRTQKALSQGSNVANPDSRQHPSLFGALPMGYMPPYDGYGYQAPGTYGLMQYRLPTLQNQHAFHNLIPPLNQGNSIPGVTPDFSSGITPRNFPMSPTSYVGSAFAALPGVQYPMTYHGGIMNTRPLLGPSGYLSPSNTSSQTAASSSVSMSSVGQIEGPPGANLFIYHIPQEFGDDELANAFQRFGRVLSAKVFIDKATGTSKCFGFVSYDSPAAAQEAIHVMNGFQLGGKKLKVQLKKRQ, encoded by the exons ATGGCGGAAGGCGGGGACAGCGTGAAGCTTTTCGTGGGCCAAGTGCCCAAGCACATGACGGAATCTCAGCTTCTCGCCATGTTCAATGAATTCGCGGCCGTCGAAGAAGTCAACATTATCAAAGACAAGGTCACGCGTGCTTCACGAG GGTGCTGCTTTCTGATATGTCCGTCGAGGGAGGAAGCGGACAAGGCGATCAATGCATGCCACAACAACAAGACGCTGCCTGGG GCTTCTAATCCCTTGCAAGTGAAGTATGCAGATGGGGAGTTGGAAAGACTAG AGCACAAACTCTTTGTTGGTATGCTCCCAAAAAATGTTTCTGATGCTGAGGTCTCCGCTGTGTTTTCGGAATACGGAACAATAAAAGACTTGCAAATTCTTAGAGGTTCCCAACAAACTAGTAAAG GTTGTGCTTTTCTGAAATTTGAAACAAAAGAACAAGCACTTGCTGCCATAGAATCCGTCAATGGGAAGCATAAAATAGAG GGTTCTATTGTTCCTTTGGTGGTCAAGTGGGCTGATACAGAAAAAGAACGACAAGCACGGAGGACTCAAAAAGCTCTGTCGCAGGGATCTAATGTGGCAAATCCTGACTCTAGGCAGCACCCATCTCTATTTGGTGCTTTACCCATGGGTTATATGCCACCATATGACGGATATGGGTATCAG GCTCCAGGGACTTATGGACTCATGCAATATCGTCTACCAACGTTGCAGAATCAACATGCATTCCACAATCTAATACCACCTTTAAACCAAGGGAATTCTATACCCGGAGTGACACCTGATTTTTCATCTGGAATCACCCCAAGAAATTTTCCCATGTCACCTACAAGTTATGTAGGATCCGCATTTGCTGCTTTGCCTGGGGTTCAATATCCAATGACTTATCATGGAGGGATCATGAATACTCGGCCTCTACTGGGCCCTTCTGGCTATCTATCACCTTCCAACACAAGTAGCCAAACAGCTGCATCTTCAAGTGTCAGCATGAGTTCTGTTGGTCAAATTGAAG GTCCACCGGGagctaatttatttatttaccaTATTCCTCAAGAATTTGGTGATGATGAGCTAGCCAATGCCTTCCAGCGTTTTGGTAGGGTATTGAGTGCCAAGGTGTTCATTGACAAAGCAACTGGGACCAGCAAATGTTTTG GATTTGTAAGTTACGATTCACCAGCAGCAGCACAGGAAGCAATTCATGTGATGAATGGGTTCCAATTAGGTGGTAAAAAATTGAAGGTTCAACTTAAAAAGAGACAATAA